The Hornefia porci genome contains the following window.
GACCACATTATTTTCGGAAAAATCGTTACAAATAATATCTGCATATTTATTTACAGTATTTGTGAGCCTGTTAGAATTTGCTTCTCCAATAATGTTATAACAAACATAAAAATTATATAAAAATTCAATAGTTTCATTATATAAAGTATCTGTAAGAGCGCCTTCTACGTTTTTGGTAATTAGGCTTAAGAGCACCGGTCTCATCTGTTCTTGCCTCTTTTTTTTAAAGAATGAATAAATACGATACTCTGTTTCAGTACAGCCAGATAGCTCATCCGTCTTGCTCGGAGAAATTAGCTTTAAATAATATTCAGATTTTTTCTGAATATCTCTAAGTAGTTCAAGTGTATCTTTAGATTTATTACACTCCTGAATTATTTTATAATCAGATGTATTTGTTTTACTACGATGCGTTCCATACCTATGCGTTGTATAATGCCTTATGAATTTTTTTATATTTGTATTCCCACCAAGTTTCTGTTCAATTGAATACCATGCTGTTTTAGCCCTATCTCTATTAGCTTCTGGCTGGATATATCTCATGATATAGTTCTTTAATAATTCATGATCCTCCAAGTCCATTCCACGCGCATTTAATATTTCAAAAATTGTATATGAATCCTCTTCAGTTGTTGCTGTAATATTAACAAACGTAATATCTCTAACTGCATCACGTAGCTGAAGCAATTTATTTAAATCCCTCCCCTTGTCTTCATAAAAAGTATTTATCTTTGTAAGGAAGAACTTAAAAGCGTTTCCTATCTTTTTATCGCTTTTATGTAACAATCCTCCATCGACAAAAGCGGGTATAGATTTCGTTTTCATATCTTCATCAGAACTGTTTACTATTTTCTGTATAATATTTTCCAATGATTCATTATTTTCAGCCGTTACCATTATGACATCGTTATTTTTATCATCTTTAGCGACTATATAGGGTTTTGTGCCATTAAAATCGTTTTCCATCCCAAGTTTTTTCATCCAGTACATTATGCAAGAAAGAAAAATCGCCAGTGTTATAGTTCGTTGTTGACCATCTATTACTGAAAAACAAGGCAAACCATTATTTTCAGGATCTGTTTTTAAAACTATACTTCCTAAAAAATGAGAAGAAAGTTTCCCATCAACAACGCACAAAACATCATCAAATAACTCCTGCCAATTGTCCTTATCCCAGACATATCGTCTTTGATTACGTGGAATATGGTATATTTTTCTATTGAAAAGTTCTCTTACTTTATTTTCATGTGCATCAAAAGCCATAAATATTCTCCTCCCTCTGCGCTTGAACACTGATATCTCGGCTGTTTGATAAAAAGCAATCTGAAAGTTTCCCATCAGTTCCGCCAGTACAGTTCTCATATCCGCTGTCAAGGCATATCTGCTGCGTATTTGCCAGCTCATACACCCTGATCATCGAGCCGATGATACTGATCTCAACCAGCACCACCAAATAGCTCTGTGTCGGCTTGTTCAGTGCACTCAAGCAAAATAGAAATCACTGTCTATAAAGGCAGCTTATCAGTAATCCCTATGCAAGACTAGCTCCAAATGCCTGCCTTACTTCATCAGAATCTTTACCTGAGATTGTTCGTCCAGTTGTCTG
Protein-coding sequences here:
- a CDS encoding DUF262 domain-containing protein, producing the protein MAFDAHENKVRELFNRKIYHIPRNQRRYVWDKDNWQELFDDVLCVVDGKLSSHFLGSIVLKTDPENNGLPCFSVIDGQQRTITLAIFLSCIMYWMKKLGMENDFNGTKPYIVAKDDKNNDVIMVTAENNESLENIIQKIVNSSDEDMKTKSIPAFVDGGLLHKSDKKIGNAFKFFLTKINTFYEDKGRDLNKLLQLRDAVRDITFVNITATTEEDSYTIFEILNARGMDLEDHELLKNYIMRYIQPEANRDRAKTAWYSIEQKLGGNTNIKKFIRHYTTHRYGTHRSKTNTSDYKIIQECNKSKDTLELLRDIQKKSEYYLKLISPSKTDELSGCTETEYRIYSFFKKKRQEQMRPVLLSLITKNVEGALTDTLYNETIEFLYNFYVCYNIIGEANSNRLTNTVNKYADIICNDFSENNVVEFIEELRKKLPSKGMFVNSFKNVGWSHKKSIFEGEKNKERVQTVLEVLERYKNHGIFCDDFTIEHVLPDSKDTDNGQIGNLLPLEHTLNRNCKDKVLAQKLPIYKQSSFATARNFADLYQNGNFDPNKRTDFMAKQFYDEILKFPIIRE